ccaaccataaaaaaataaaacacctACTGGCAGTGGCACAGGTGTGTGTGATTCCAATTTTGGGCCTTACTAACCATATTATGGCCCAATTTCTGACTGAGGCCATCGTGAtcaattatttctctttctgCTACCTCTTCCCTCCCTCtacttcaaacttcaaaattcATGTTCCAATGCAGAGACAAACTTTGGGCAAGACTACACTAGAGAGAGATTTATATATGTGTTTTCGGCTACGTACCAGTATCATTGCCTTTTTCCATCATCCACCTAATATGTGTCATTAGCTTTGTTTCCAAATTGAGTTTCAGTTCCTGAATGAAGGAGAAGAATTTGCTGTTGAGGTTGATGAGAAGGCGGAGTCTTCCTCCCAGGCAGGCCTCTACCACTAATCTCCAACTCCAACATAGtagtaatagtaatagtaaTGCTAACCCACAACGACAATTACGGCATTTGGTCTCTCTCTTACTCAAACACCCATCGAACACTCAAGCAACCCAACAAGTCCACTCTCACTTCATCACCTCTGGCTTACTACACCACCACTCTACCTCCCATACCTTTCTCTTCAACACTTTGCTCCGCTGCTATTCCCTCACCCAATTCCCTCTACACGCTTTCCTTCTCTACAAGCACCTCAACTCTCTTATTCTTTCCTTTGACAGCTTCACCTATACTTTCCTTCTCCACAATTTTGCCAACTTTGTGTCCACCCTCTCTGCATTTCAACTCCATGCTGTCATTTTCAAAGTGGGTTTTCAATCCCATGTTTACGTACAAACTGCTCTGGTGCACGTGTATGCTGTTTGTGGTTGTTTGGTTGATGCCATGCATACGTTTGATGAAATGCCTGAGAGGAACATTGTCACTTGGAATGTCTTGATCACCGGTTTGACGAAGTGGGGTCAGCTCCAAATTGCTCGTTCTCTCTTTGATCAGATGCCAACTCGGACTGTTGTGTCCTGGACTGGTGTTATTGATGGCTATACACGTATGAATCGGCCTAATGAAGCTTTGGCTTTGTTTCAAAGAATGGTGGTTATTGACGGTTTAGAACCCACTGAAATTACACTCCTGGCCATTTTTCCGGCCATTTCAAATCTCGGGGCTCTAAAGTTATGCCAATCATGTCACGCTTATGGAGAGAAAAAAGGATTTAATTCATCTGATATACGTGTTACAAATTCCCTCATTGACTCATATGCAAAATGTGGGTGCATAAAAAGTGCATCAAGATTCTTTGAGGAGGTATCTGCCCAGAGGAAAAATTTGGTGTCCTGGACATCTATAATCTCTGGTTTTGCAATGCATGGTTTAGGAAAAGAAGCATTAGATAGTTTTGAAAGGATGGAGCAAGTTGGTCTGAGGCCAAATCGGGTGacttttttgagtgttttaaatGCTTGTAGTCATGCAGGACTTGTTGAGGAGGGGCTCATATTTTTTAACAAGATGGTAAATGAGTGTAAACTTGTGCCAGATATCAAGCACTATGGTTGTTTAATAGATATGCTGGGGAGGGCAGGGAGGTTAGAAGAAGCAGAGAAGATGGCATTAGAAATACCTCCTGAGATTCTTAATGTTGTGATTTGGAGGACGCTTTTGGGTGCTTGTAGCTTTCATGGTAATGCTGAGATGGGCGAGAGGGTAACCATGAAGATATTGGAGATGGAGAGGGCATATGGAGGGGATTATGTGCTCATGTCCAACATCTTTGCAGGTGTTGGAAAGTTTGGAGATGCTGAGAGGTTAAGAAAAATGATGGATGAGAGGAATGTCTTAAAAGTTGCAGGCCACAGTTTGGTCTAACTGAAGGAAAAAATGGGTGATAATGGTCTGTACAGATTCTGCCTGTAGCTTTAAAGGTTGGGGGCAATACAGAAGAAATCATATGTGAGGAATTTTCAGAAGATGTACTAAATGTTTATAGCGTCCCAGATTAGCATTACACAGAAACCTAAAAGATATATCAGGTCAGTACCTTTTCTCGTAAGCCTGAAGCACAAGACACAAGTATCATTACTGTTTATTTcatttagtaaatttttttcaagatgtcagagacaaagaagaaagatCATTTGGTGTAAAAACTATTTgattcttacttatcaaaaaacaaagGGATGATTGCAGAAAGAGCTCTTGAAGTTTATGCCAATTTGTTTAACACCTTGAACCCCTTTTGTGTGTATCTGTTGATAGTTAAATTGTGTGGGCTGTGTGGCTTTCCCCTCTCTATTGTAATATATTTGTGTCTCTCATGGCTAATTGAGTGACTTTTTGTGGTCATGTTGCCCCTATGTTTTATGCAGGATGCTTATGTCTCTTATAATGTAATGACTTATGGGGAAAGTTGATTTTGTGTGTACTGTTGTGGAGTTTTAGGCTAGTATTAATGCGGAAAtagattagaaaataaaaaatcagaaaagcAATTACATGTGGTGTGCATGACTCtgttttgtgttgattttcCTGTTGGCAGGTCTATGGGAATAGAGTGCCACAATTTGAAACTATTGGGAATTCTTTTAGAatcagagaggga
The DNA window shown above is from Quercus lobata isolate SW786 chromosome 7, ValleyOak3.0 Primary Assembly, whole genome shotgun sequence and carries:
- the LOC115952418 gene encoding pentatricopeptide repeat-containing protein At1g09220, mitochondrial, with translation MKEKNLLLRLMRRRSLPPRQASTTNLQLQHSSNSNSNANPQRQLRHLVSLLLKHPSNTQATQQVHSHFITSGLLHHHSTSHTFLFNTLLRCYSLTQFPLHAFLLYKHLNSLILSFDSFTYTFLLHNFANFVSTLSAFQLHAVIFKVGFQSHVYVQTALVHVYAVCGCLVDAMHTFDEMPERNIVTWNVLITGLTKWGQLQIARSLFDQMPTRTVVSWTGVIDGYTRMNRPNEALALFQRMVVIDGLEPTEITLLAIFPAISNLGALKLCQSCHAYGEKKGFNSSDIRVTNSLIDSYAKCGCIKSASRFFEEVSAQRKNLVSWTSIISGFAMHGLGKEALDSFERMEQVGLRPNRVTFLSVLNACSHAGLVEEGLIFFNKMVNECKLVPDIKHYGCLIDMLGRAGRLEEAEKMALEIPPEILNVVIWRTLLGACSFHGNAEMGERVTMKILEMERAYGGDYVLMSNIFAGVGKFGDAERLRKMMDERNVLKVAGHSLV